The following proteins come from a genomic window of Ignavibacteria bacterium:
- a CDS encoding nuclear transport factor 2 family protein has protein sequence MHNFKFPISILFIATAISFSQTIEKEQTKIHNVLMQQRTAWNNGDIDGYMEGYWKSDSLVFTSGGNVTRGYDSTKAKYKRNYDTKDKMGTLEFSDLEISVLEENVAWVLGKWKLKRANDEPHGIFTLVMKKFDGEWKIVHDHTSSNN, from the coding sequence ATGCATAATTTCAAATTCCCAATTTCAATTTTATTTATTGCAACGGCAATTTCTTTTTCACAAACAATCGAAAAAGAGCAAACAAAAATTCATAACGTACTTATGCAACAAAGAACCGCATGGAATAACGGCGATATTGATGGCTATATGGAAGGATATTGGAAATCAGATAGTTTGGTATTTACAAGCGGAGGAAATGTTACGCGCGGATATGATTCGACGAAAGCGAAATACAAACGTAATTACGATACTAAAGATAAAATGGGAACACTCGAATTTTCTGATTTGGAAATTTCCGTTCTCGAAGAAAACGTTGCGTGGGTGTTAGGAAAGTGGAAACTGAAACGTGCAAACGATGAACCGCATGGAATTTTTACACTCGTAATGAAAAAGTTTGATGGAGAGTGGAAAATTGTTCACGACCATACGTCCAGTAACAATTAG
- a CDS encoding multidrug ABC transporter permease, whose product MTFFLPVYTLSKRELIRFLRQKSRIIGVVGSPLLFWLLIGSGIGTTFKIPGAKETEGYLEYFFPGTVLLVVLFTSIFASISTIEDRREGFLQSVLVSPARRSSIVLGKILGITILATLQGTMFILLAPFAGVSLTFGTFISTVLTIILISFGLAALGFLFAWRLDSTQGFHAIMNLVFVPMWMLSGSLFPTSGASSWIALIMQCNPLSYMLDMLRHILYWNNDMRKISLNPFGISFLVTHIFAATMFILCVILAKKK is encoded by the coding sequence ATGACTTTTTTTCTTCCTGTTTATACGTTAAGCAAACGTGAACTCATCCGATTCTTACGACAAAAGAGCAGAATCATCGGAGTTGTTGGTTCACCGTTGTTGTTTTGGTTGCTAATTGGTTCAGGAATTGGAACAACATTTAAAATTCCCGGCGCAAAAGAAACGGAAGGATATTTAGAATATTTTTTCCCAGGAACAGTGTTGCTTGTTGTACTTTTCACATCAATCTTTGCTTCCATCTCTACCATTGAAGACCGAAGAGAAGGATTCTTGCAATCTGTTCTTGTTTCTCCCGCTCGACGTTCAAGTATTGTGTTGGGAAAAATTCTCGGCATAACAATTCTTGCAACACTCCAGGGAACGATGTTTATATTATTAGCACCGTTTGCGGGTGTCTCACTTACTTTCGGAACATTTATTTCGACAGTTCTTACTATTATTCTTATTTCGTTTGGACTTGCGGCGTTGGGATTTTTATTTGCGTGGCGGCTTGATTCGACACAAGGATTTCACGCAATAATGAATCTTGTATTTGTTCCTATGTGGATGCTTTCGGGTTCATTATTTCCAACAAGCGGCGCATCGTCGTGGATTGCGCTGATTATGCAATGCAATCCCCTATCGTATATGCTGGATATGTTGCGGCATATTTTATACTGGAATAATGATATGAGGAAAATTAGTTTGAATCCATTCGGAATTTCATTCCTTGTTACGCATATCTTTGCGGCAACGATGTTTATTCTTTGTGTAATTTTAGCGAAAAAAAAATGA
- a CDS encoding phosphopyruvate hydratase, translating into MTTIIDIWAREILDSRGFPTVEAEVVLECGVHGRAAVPSGASTGEHEAVELRDGEKNRFAGKGTMKAVENVNTKIAEELIGFDALDQVGIDTYMLQMDGTPNKANLGANAILAVSLACAKASANALEIPLYRYIGGTNAKVLPVPMMNVINGGKHADNNVDFQEFMIVPANAPTFAESLRMGAEIFHSLKGVLKSKGLNTAVGDEGGYAPSLKSNEDAIEVILEAITKANYKPGEDVFIALDPAASEMFEKGKYLFYKSSKEKYTSEQMVKHWASWVKKYPIVSIEDGMAEDDWDGWKMLTEELGGKIQLVGDDLFVTNTERLAMGIEKCVGNSILIKVNQIGTLTETLDAIEMAKRAGYTNVISHRSGETEDATIADIAVATNAGQIKTGSASRTDRIAKYNQLLRIEEELDTNAVFAGVSTFPRLAKTKKKK; encoded by the coding sequence ATGACAACAATTATTGACATTTGGGCAAGAGAAATTCTCGACTCGCGCGGATTTCCAACAGTAGAAGCAGAAGTCGTTTTGGAATGTGGCGTTCACGGACGAGCGGCTGTTCCGAGTGGCGCATCAACGGGAGAACACGAAGCGGTTGAACTTCGCGACGGTGAAAAAAATCGTTTCGCAGGAAAAGGAACGATGAAAGCCGTCGAAAATGTAAATACAAAAATCGCCGAAGAACTCATTGGTTTCGATGCGCTGGACCAAGTCGGCATTGATACCTATATGTTGCAAATGGATGGAACGCCGAACAAAGCGAACTTAGGAGCGAATGCAATTCTCGCAGTTTCTCTTGCGTGCGCAAAGGCATCGGCGAATGCGTTGGAAATTCCGCTCTATCGTTACATCGGCGGAACGAATGCAAAAGTTCTTCCTGTGCCGATGATGAATGTTATCAACGGCGGAAAACACGCAGACAACAACGTGGACTTTCAAGAGTTTATGATCGTTCCTGCGAATGCACCGACATTTGCTGAATCGCTGAGAATGGGAGCAGAAATTTTTCATTCCCTCAAAGGCGTTTTAAAATCGAAAGGATTGAACACAGCAGTCGGTGATGAAGGTGGTTACGCGCCAAGTTTGAAATCGAACGAAGATGCGATTGAAGTAATATTGGAAGCGATTACAAAAGCGAATTACAAACCAGGTGAAGATGTGTTTATCGCGCTCGACCCCGCAGCAAGTGAAATGTTTGAGAAAGGAAAATATTTATTCTACAAATCATCGAAAGAAAAATACACGAGCGAGCAAATGGTGAAGCATTGGGCGAGTTGGGTAAAAAAATATCCGATTGTTTCGATTGAAGATGGAATGGCTGAAGATGATTGGGACGGATGGAAAATGCTCACGGAAGAACTCGGCGGAAAAATTCAACTTGTCGGCGACGATTTGTTTGTAACGAATACGGAACGTCTCGCAATGGGAATTGAAAAATGCGTTGGTAATTCGATTCTTATCAAAGTCAATCAAATCGGAACGCTGACTGAAACGCTCGATGCAATTGAAATGGCAAAACGCGCGGGATATACAAACGTCATTTCTCATCGAAGCGGAGAAACGGAAGATGCAACGATTGCCGATATTGCCGTTGCGACCAATGCGGGACAAATCAAAACCGGTTCTGCAAGCCGAACGGATAGAATTGCAAAATACAACCAACTCCTCCGCATCGAAGAAGAGTTGGATACGAATGCAGTATTTGCAGGCGTTTCTACGTTTCCGCGATTAGCAAAAACGAAGAAGAAGAAATAA
- a CDS encoding HlyC/CorC family transporter yields MGFWSEFLIIFVLILLNGFFAASEIAIVSTRRTRIKDLIEKGKTRAKIVEKLQSNPDTFLATVQIGITVVGSFASALGGTAAIQYLKEPLRQLQIPFISEHSEFIAIVMVVTLITYLSLTIGELIPKSLALRYSEKFSLLIAPFILLLSKIFSPAVKVLVGTSNLFLKPFHDQTTFSESKISEEEFRIMLDEGTKSGIIDKTEHELISSIFEFTDTTAKEILVPRTDVIAIEITSEKEKLLRLVSDEGYSRLPVFQENLDNILGIVYAKDLISLAEHKVIVLHDIIRPAYFVPQTKKISELLREMQQRKLHIAIVNDEYGGTAGIVTMEDIIEEIVGEIHDEYDDELKEIETTADGSFLVNGKVSIGDFNERFGSSIPEEGEYDTISGFIQKLAGKIPEVKEEIRYDSWTFSVVKKSQRKIRQIQARKIASSELQVSS; encoded by the coding sequence ATGGGTTTTTGGTCTGAGTTTCTTATCATTTTCGTTTTGATCTTGCTGAATGGTTTCTTTGCAGCATCAGAAATTGCTATTGTTTCTACTCGACGCACACGGATTAAAGATTTAATCGAAAAAGGGAAAACTCGCGCAAAAATAGTCGAGAAATTGCAAAGTAACCCCGATACGTTTCTTGCAACTGTGCAAATCGGAATTACTGTTGTCGGTTCGTTCGCTTCCGCTTTGGGAGGTACAGCCGCAATTCAATACTTAAAAGAACCTCTGCGACAACTGCAGATTCCGTTTATCTCAGAACATAGTGAGTTTATTGCAATAGTTATGGTCGTTACTCTCATTACGTACCTATCATTAACAATTGGAGAATTGATTCCGAAATCGCTTGCACTTCGATACTCGGAAAAATTTTCATTACTCATTGCACCTTTCATACTCCTCCTTTCAAAAATTTTTTCTCCTGCGGTAAAAGTATTAGTTGGAACAAGTAATCTTTTTTTGAAACCATTTCACGACCAAACAACATTTTCCGAATCGAAAATTTCCGAAGAAGAATTTCGCATTATGCTCGACGAAGGAACAAAGAGCGGTATCATTGATAAAACCGAACACGAACTTATTTCGAGCATTTTTGAATTTACCGATACTACGGCAAAAGAAATTCTTGTTCCGCGCACAGATGTCATCGCAATCGAAATTACTTCCGAAAAAGAAAAATTGCTCCGTCTCGTTTCTGACGAAGGATATTCGCGGCTTCCTGTATTTCAGGAAAACCTCGATAATATTCTCGGCATTGTTTATGCAAAAGATTTGATTTCTCTCGCCGAGCATAAAGTCATTGTGCTGCATGATATCATTCGTCCGGCGTATTTTGTTCCGCAAACAAAAAAAATCAGCGAACTCTTGCGCGAAATGCAACAGCGAAAATTACATATTGCTATCGTGAACGATGAATATGGCGGCACTGCGGGAATTGTAACGATGGAAGATATTATCGAAGAAATCGTTGGCGAAATTCACGACGAGTACGATGACGAATTGAAAGAAATTGAAACAACTGCCGATGGTTCGTTTTTAGTGAACGGAAAAGTTTCCATCGGAGATTTTAATGAGCGTTTCGGAAGTTCCATTCCCGAAGAAGGGGAGTACGATACGATTAGCGGATTTATTCAAAAACTTGCCGGAAAAATTCCCGAAGTGAAAGAAGAAATCCGTTATGATAGCTGGACGTTTTCCGTAGTGAAAAAAAGCCAGAGAAAGATTCGGCAAATACAAGCGAGGAAAATTGCAAGTTCGGAGTTACAAGTTTCGAGTTAA
- the dnaK gene encoding molecular chaperone DnaK: protein MASNKIIGIDLGTTNSCVSVMEGNEPVVIANSEGGRTTPSIVGFAKNGERLVGQSAKRQAVTNSKNTIFSIKRFMGRFMDEVNEEMKLVPYKVVKGENNTARVSIDDKIYSPPEISAMILTKMKQTAEDYLGTKISEAVITVPAYFNDAQRQATKEAGEIAGLNVRRIINEPTAAALAYGLDKKHKDSKVAVFDLGGGTFDISILELGDGVFEVKSTNGDTHLGGDNFDQRILEHLADEFKKQEGVDLRKDPMSLQRLREAAEKAKMELSQLMQTEINLPFITATADGPKHLNINLTRAKFEQLCDDLFKRCIVPVENALRDAKLSPQQIDEVVLVGGMTRVPRVQQLVKDIFGKEGHRGVNPDEVVAVGAAIQGGVLTGDVTDVLLLDVTPLTLGIETMGNVMTPMIKANTTIPTKKSEVFSTAADSQPSVEIHVLQGERPMAIDNRTLGKFHLDGIPPAPRGIPQIEVTFDIDANGMLHVLAKDKATNKEQSIRITSSSGLSKEEVEKMKRDAEAHAAEDKKKKEEIETRNQADNLVFHTRKQIKDFGDKLDADTKAKLESAANSLEEAVKSGTESDIKAKMESLNNLWNDASTKMYEAAKTAEAQQQTSSQSSSSDSGKKDGKAVENAEFEVVDEKKK from the coding sequence ATGGCATCAAATAAAATTATAGGAATTGATTTAGGAACAACCAACTCGTGCGTTTCCGTGATGGAAGGAAACGAGCCGGTTGTTATCGCGAATTCGGAAGGCGGAAGAACTACGCCATCTATCGTCGGATTTGCGAAGAACGGCGAGCGTCTTGTCGGTCAATCGGCAAAACGTCAGGCAGTTACGAATTCCAAGAACACAATTTTTTCAATCAAACGTTTTATGGGACGATTTATGGATGAAGTGAACGAGGAAATGAAACTCGTTCCGTATAAAGTCGTGAAGGGTGAAAACAATACTGCGCGCGTTTCCATTGACGACAAAATATATTCGCCGCCGGAAATCAGCGCGATGATTCTCACGAAGATGAAACAAACTGCGGAAGATTATCTCGGCACAAAAATTTCCGAAGCGGTGATTACTGTTCCCGCATATTTCAACGATGCTCAGCGACAAGCAACAAAAGAAGCAGGAGAAATTGCCGGTTTGAATGTGCGAAGAATTATCAACGAACCAACTGCGGCTGCGCTTGCGTACGGTTTGGATAAGAAACATAAAGATTCAAAAGTTGCTGTGTTCGATTTGGGCGGTGGAACGTTTGATATTTCCATACTTGAACTTGGCGATGGTGTGTTTGAAGTGAAATCCACCAACGGCGATACGCATCTTGGCGGAGATAATTTCGACCAGCGCATTCTTGAACATCTTGCCGATGAATTTAAAAAACAAGAAGGCGTTGATTTGCGCAAAGACCCGATGTCGTTGCAGCGTTTGCGTGAAGCGGCGGAAAAAGCGAAGATGGAACTTTCGCAATTGATGCAAACGGAAATCAATCTTCCGTTTATCACTGCAACTGCCGATGGACCAAAACATTTGAACATCAATTTAACGCGCGCAAAATTCGAGCAACTCTGCGATGATTTATTCAAACGTTGTATTGTTCCGGTAGAAAACGCACTACGCGATGCAAAACTTTCTCCACAACAAATTGATGAAGTAGTTCTTGTCGGTGGAATGACGCGCGTTCCCCGTGTTCAACAACTCGTAAAAGATATTTTCGGTAAAGAAGGACACCGAGGCGTGAATCCCGATGAAGTTGTTGCGGTTGGCGCAGCAATTCAAGGCGGAGTTCTCACCGGTGATGTTACCGATGTTCTTTTGCTCGATGTTACTCCGCTGACGCTTGGAATTGAAACAATGGGTAACGTGATGACACCGATGATAAAAGCGAATACAACAATTCCGACAAAGAAGAGCGAAGTATTTTCAACTGCTGCGGATAGTCAACCATCAGTGGAAATTCACGTTCTGCAAGGCGAGCGACCGATGGCAATTGATAACAGAACGCTCGGAAAATTTCATCTCGATGGAATTCCACCGGCACCGCGCGGTATTCCACAAATTGAAGTAACGTTCGATATTGATGCAAACGGAATGTTACACGTTCTCGCAAAAGATAAAGCGACGAACAAAGAGCAATCCATTCGCATTACATCATCGAGCGGATTATCGAAAGAAGAAGTAGAAAAAATGAAACGCGATGCTGAAGCACATGCAGCAGAAGACAAAAAGAAGAAAGAGGAGATCGAAACGCGCAATCAAGCGGATAATCTCGTGTTCCATACGCGAAAGCAAATAAAAGATTTCGGCGACAAGTTGGATGCTGATACGAAAGCGAAACTTGAATCTGCGGCGAATTCGTTGGAAGAAGCCGTGAAGAGCGGAACGGAAAGCGACATCAAAGCAAAAATGGAATCGCTGAATAATCTGTGGAACGATGCTTCGACGAAAATGTACGAAGCGGCGAAAACTGCTGAAGCGCAACAACAAACTTCTTCGCAATCTTCTTCATCCGATTCCGGAAAGAAAGATGGCAAGGCAGTGGAGAACGCTGAATTTGAAGTTGTGGATGAGAAAAAGAAATAA
- a CDS encoding nicotinate-nucleotide adenylyltransferase: protein MDKQLATHNSQLVTHNSQLATRNSQLATRNSQLATRNSQLTTRLGIFGGAFNPPHVGHLIVAENVREKLQLDKIIFVPTGNPPHKSNEQLIDGAMRLQMVQLAIKGNKFFDISDVEFLRKDFSYTVDTLKLFQQMYPQTELSFIIGADNFLELHTWKSPKEIFSLASVVVMNREGVVMNKNEFSSLVKLVNVPNIEISSSEIRKKIALGKSVKYLVSEKVEKFIVKNKLYK from the coding sequence ATGGACAAACAACTCGCAACTCACAACTCGCAACTTGTAACTCACAACTCGCAACTCGCAACTCGCAACTCGCAACTTGCAACTCGCAACTCACAACTCGCAACTCGCAACTCGCAACTCACAACTCGTTTAGGAATCTTCGGCGGCGCATTTAATCCTCCTCACGTTGGACATTTAATTGTTGCAGAAAATGTGCGAGAAAAATTGCAACTTGATAAAATTATTTTTGTTCCAACAGGAAATCCACCGCACAAATCGAATGAACAATTAATTGACGGAGCAATGCGTTTACAAATGGTGCAACTCGCAATCAAAGGAAATAAATTTTTCGACATCAGCGATGTTGAATTTTTGCGAAAAGATTTTTCGTACACCGTTGATACTCTCAAACTGTTTCAGCAAATGTATCCACAAACAGAATTATCTTTCATCATCGGCGCAGATAATTTTTTAGAACTCCACACATGGAAATCGCCGAAAGAAATTTTTTCTCTTGCATCCGTTGTGGTAATGAACAGAGAAGGTGTTGTGATGAATAAAAATGAATTTTCTTCGCTCGTAAAATTGGTGAACGTTCCGAATATTGAAATATCATCGAGCGAAATCCGAAAGAAAATTGCGCTTGGAAAATCAGTGAAGTATCTGGTCTCGGAAAAAGTGGAGAAGTTTATCGTGAAAAATAAATTGTATAAATGA
- the trxB gene encoding thioredoxin-disulfide reductase — MENYSNVIIIGSGPAGLTAALYTARANLSPLVFEGLQPGGQLTITTEVENYPGYEHGIMGPELMNIMRKQAQRFGSQNEFKIVTNVDFSVRPFKIWCDNEMYSTDAVIISTGASAKLLNLPSEQEFMGYGVSACATCDGFFFKNQEIAVVGGGDTALEEANYLTRFASKVSVIHRRDSLRASKVMIERAEKNPKIHFIWNSVVDEVLGMDNNGKKSVTGLRLKNIITNEFSKLTCAGLFIAIGHHPNTKLFEGQIELDSHGYILTKGKSTATNISGVFAAGDVADPTYRQAVSAAGSGCMAAIDAERWLENL; from the coding sequence ATGGAAAATTATTCAAACGTTATCATCATCGGCTCTGGTCCTGCGGGATTAACTGCCGCCTTATACACAGCAAGAGCAAATCTTTCTCCGCTCGTATTCGAAGGATTGCAACCTGGAGGTCAGCTTACTATTACGACTGAAGTAGAAAATTATCCCGGTTACGAACACGGAATTATGGGACCGGAATTAATGAACATTATGCGAAAGCAAGCGCAGCGATTTGGTTCGCAAAATGAATTTAAGATTGTAACAAACGTTGATTTCTCCGTGCGTCCATTTAAAATATGGTGCGACAACGAAATGTATTCAACTGATGCGGTTATCATTTCCACCGGCGCATCCGCGAAACTTCTGAATCTTCCTTCGGAACAAGAATTTATGGGATACGGTGTTTCTGCATGCGCAACGTGCGACGGTTTCTTTTTCAAGAATCAGGAAATTGCTGTTGTGGGCGGAGGAGATACTGCTTTGGAAGAGGCAAATTATCTTACGCGGTTTGCTTCAAAGGTTTCTGTTATTCATCGCCGCGACTCATTGCGCGCTTCCAAAGTAATGATTGAACGCGCAGAAAAAAATCCGAAAATTCATTTCATCTGGAATTCCGTCGTTGACGAAGTTCTGGGAATGGATAACAATGGAAAAAAATCTGTTACCGGACTTCGTTTAAAAAATATCATTACCAATGAATTTTCAAAACTTACCTGCGCAGGATTATTTATTGCTATTGGTCATCATCCAAACACGAAATTATTTGAAGGACAAATTGAACTTGATTCGCACGGATATATTCTAACGAAAGGAAAATCTACGGCAACAAATATATCCGGGGTCTTTGCCGCAGGAGATGTTGCTGACCCTACGTATCGTCAAGCAGTTTCAGCCGCGGGAAGCGGTTGTATGGCGGCTATTGATGCAGAACGATGGTTAGAAAATTTGTAA
- a CDS encoding phosphoglucomutase/phosphomannomutase family protein: protein MAKSTTPKTKTTTTKKATQPAIKFGTDGWRGVIAEDFTFANIEKVALATAEYFSSHPKINNGIVIGYDARFLSKEFAERSALVIANTGIKVKLADKISSTPMVSLLTKYFRAAGGIVITASHNPAKYNGFKIKGEFGGPAHPEMIAEVEKHLAKILSSKSAITYPKSLKQLVDERLIEYIDMSHLYIDDIARKLDVGKISDSGIRILHDAMYGAGMHILNKIVPATEIHATFNPSFGGTHPEPTENNLSELSKKIAKEHFHIGIATDGDADRVGAMDENGNFVDSHKIFSLLLKYFVEEKKWSGEVVKSLSVTNMVDKQCEKYKLKLNTTAVGFKHICKMMTERDVLIGGEESGGLAVKGHLPERDGVYVGLLLAEIMVKRQKKLHELVEELENEFGKHCYKRIDAHVTDEEKKSILERCERKPKFLGDEKVEMIETVDGYKFHVKNGWVLVRASGTEPLIRFYAEADSMERVEKSLDAIRGK from the coding sequence ATGGCAAAATCAACAACACCAAAAACTAAAACAACAACGACCAAGAAAGCAACACAACCAGCAATCAAATTTGGAACAGATGGTTGGCGCGGCGTCATTGCAGAAGATTTTACGTTTGCAAACATCGAAAAAGTCGCGTTAGCAACGGCAGAATATTTTTCTTCGCATCCGAAAATCAATAACGGAATCGTGATTGGTTACGACGCGCGATTTCTTTCCAAAGAATTTGCGGAACGTTCTGCGCTCGTGATTGCAAATACCGGCATCAAAGTAAAACTCGCGGATAAAATTTCTTCCACGCCGATGGTTTCGCTGCTGACAAAATATTTTCGCGCTGCAGGTGGAATTGTTATTACTGCAAGTCATAATCCCGCGAAATACAACGGCTTCAAAATCAAAGGAGAATTTGGCGGACCTGCTCATCCCGAAATGATTGCGGAAGTGGAAAAACATTTAGCAAAAATTCTTTCATCGAAATCTGCAATCACTTATCCGAAATCTCTCAAACAACTTGTGGACGAGCGGCTTATCGAATACATTGATATGTCGCATCTTTACATTGATGACATTGCGCGAAAACTCGATGTGGGAAAAATTTCTGATTCGGGAATTCGCATTTTGCACGACGCAATGTACGGCGCGGGAATGCACATCTTGAATAAAATTGTTCCCGCAACGGAAATTCACGCGACGTTCAATCCATCGTTTGGAGGAACACATCCCGAGCCGACGGAAAATAATTTGAGCGAGTTGAGTAAAAAAATTGCGAAGGAACATTTTCACATCGGCATTGCAACGGATGGTGATGCGGATAGAGTCGGCGCAATGGATGAGAACGGAAATTTTGTTGACTCGCATAAAATATTTTCGCTTCTGCTGAAATATTTTGTCGAAGAAAAAAAATGGAGCGGTGAAGTAGTGAAATCGCTTTCCGTTACGAATATGGTGGATAAGCAATGCGAAAAATATAAATTGAAACTTAACACGACTGCGGTTGGTTTCAAACACATTTGCAAAATGATGACTGAGCGTGATGTGTTGATTGGCGGCGAAGAAAGCGGCGGACTTGCAGTGAAGGGACATTTGCCCGAGCGCGATGGTGTGTATGTCGGATTGCTTCTTGCTGAAATTATGGTAAAGCGGCAAAAGAAACTGCACGAACTTGTCGAAGAATTGGAAAACGAATTTGGAAAACATTGTTACAAACGCATTGACGCGCATGTTACGGATGAAGAAAAGAAATCAATTCTCGAACGATGTGAACGCAAACCAAAATTCCTCGGCGATGAAAAAGTGGAAATGATTGAAACGGTTGATGGATATAAATTCCACGTAAAAAACGGTTGGGTTTTAGTTCGCGCATCGGGAACGGAACCACTGATTCGATTTTATGCAGAAGCCGATTCGATGGAGAGAGTGGAGAAGTCGTTGGATGCAATTAGAGGAAAGTGA
- a CDS encoding ATP-binding cassette domain-containing protein, with amino-acid sequence MYHTKIISSENLHFSYGEHIALRGISFSVNEAEIFGLLGPNGGGKSTIFKILSTTLHHSNGIVSIFGNNIQNNENEIRKHIGVVFQSPSLDGKLSVEENMIHQGHLYGLRGTYLKQRIEELLSHFSLAERANTFVEKLSGGLQRRVEIAKALLHSPKLLLLDEPSTGLDPGARIAMWELLYELREKERITIVLTTHLLEEAEKCDCLGILDEGNLVAVGTPFDLKREIGGDVVSIGAENASELFSKIQNRFGNNVMLIGSIIHIERERAHEFIPQLVSEFPNEITSITLSKPSLEDVFIHKTGKKFSNSQSTVSVL; translated from the coding sequence ATGTATCACACAAAAATCATCTCGAGCGAAAATCTCCATTTTTCGTACGGAGAACATATTGCTTTGCGCGGAATTTCTTTTTCCGTGAATGAAGCGGAAATATTCGGTTTGCTCGGTCCCAATGGAGGCGGGAAAAGTACAATATTTAAAATTCTCTCAACGACTCTTCATCATTCCAATGGAATTGTTTCGATATTTGGGAACAACATTCAAAACAATGAAAACGAAATCAGAAAACATATCGGCGTCGTGTTTCAATCGCCAAGTCTCGACGGGAAATTATCGGTTGAAGAAAATATGATTCATCAGGGACATTTGTACGGTTTACGTGGAACATATTTGAAGCAACGTATTGAAGAATTGCTTTCCCATTTTTCTCTTGCGGAACGCGCGAATACGTTTGTTGAAAAACTTTCCGGCGGATTGCAACGACGAGTGGAAATTGCAAAAGCGTTGCTTCATTCTCCAAAGTTGTTGTTACTTGACGAACCAAGTACGGGGCTTGACCCTGGCGCGCGCATTGCAATGTGGGAATTGCTTTACGAATTGCGTGAAAAGGAACGCATTACTATTGTATTGACAACACATCTTTTGGAAGAAGCAGAAAAATGCGATTGCTTGGGAATTCTTGACGAAGGAAATCTCGTTGCTGTTGGAACTCCTTTTGATTTGAAAAGAGAAATCGGCGGTGATGTTGTTTCCATTGGAGCGGAAAATGCGAGTGAACTTTTTTCAAAAATTCAAAACCGTTTCGGTAATAATGTAATGCTTATCGGTTCTATTATTCATATTGAACGAGAACGCGCACACGAATTTATTCCGCAACTTGTTTCTGAATTTCCGAACGAAATTACATCTATCACACTTTCCAAACCGTCGCTTGAAGACGTGTTTATTCATAAAACGGGAAAGAAGTTTAGCAATTCGCAATCAACAGTTAGTGTGTTGTAA
- a CDS encoding SCO family protein, whose protein sequence is MKPLSLFERALWGILSLVICGVIVLWVWKTYKKTETNEANGVSLRIPLSDFSLMNHYGEKVTRNDLLGKIVVADFIFTSCAGACPIMTTKMIELSTMFKYEREIRFVSFSVDPETDSPEVLKQYAKNFGIRDSVQWIFLTGEKKEITSLVKNDFKLALLDSGGTEEETIIHSQHFVLLNERAEIVGYFDSEDEQKMRELYFKIRNILQQNKQ, encoded by the coding sequence ATGAAACCACTTTCTTTATTCGAACGCGCGCTGTGGGGAATATTATCGCTTGTGATTTGCGGTGTTATTGTCCTTTGGGTTTGGAAAACGTACAAGAAAACAGAAACAAATGAGGCAAATGGTGTTTCGTTACGAATTCCTCTTTCCGATTTTTCGCTGATGAATCACTATGGAGAAAAAGTAACGCGCAACGATTTACTCGGAAAAATTGTTGTCGCTGATTTTATTTTCACCAGTTGTGCGGGCGCATGTCCAATTATGACGACAAAGATGATAGAACTTTCAACAATGTTTAAATACGAAAGAGAAATTCGTTTCGTTTCATTTTCCGTTGACCCGGAAACAGATTCCCCGGAAGTATTAAAACAGTATGCAAAAAATTTTGGTATCCGTGATTCTGTACAATGGATTTTTTTAACAGGAGAAAAAAAAGAAATTACAAGTTTGGTAAAAAATGACTTTAAACTTGCGTTGCTCGATTCCGGCGGAACGGAAGAAGAAACAATTATTCATAGTCAACATTTTGTATTATTAAATGAACGCGCAGAAATTGTTGGTTATTTCGATTCGGAAGATGAACAAAAAATGCGCGAACTGTATTTCAAGATTCGAAACATACTTCAGCAGAACAAACAATGA
- a CDS encoding DUF167 domain-containing protein produces MKISITVKPNAKTNEVLQQDDGSFLVKVNAPPNDGKANEKVIELLAKHFSATKRNVNIVSGMTSRKKIIEII; encoded by the coding sequence ATGAAAATTTCCATCACGGTAAAACCAAACGCGAAAACGAATGAAGTACTTCAGCAAGATGATGGAAGTTTTCTTGTAAAAGTAAATGCTCCTCCGAATGATGGCAAAGCAAACGAAAAAGTGATTGAACTTCTTGCAAAACATTTTTCTGCAACAAAACGGAATGTGAATATTGTAAGCGGAATGACGAGTAGGAAAAAGATAATTGAAATTATTTAG